CAGCTCTTTCACGCCTTCGACGGTCATGGTGGCCGTGCCGATGCCGCTGATTTTCGCGCCCATTTTGACGAGGCACTCGGCCAGATCGACCACTTCGGGTTCGACGGCGCAGTTTTCCAACACGGTGGTGCCCTCGGCGAGGGTGGCGGCCATCAGCAGGTTTTCCGTGCCGCCCACGGTTACCACGTCCATCACTACGCGCGCGCCTTTCAGACGGCCTGTGGCTTTGACATAGCCGTGTTCGATGGCGATTTGCGCGCCCATCGCCTCCAAGCCTTTCAGGTGCTGGTCAACCGGGCGCGAGCCGATGGCGCAGCCGCCGGGCAGGCTGACCTGGGCTTCGCCGAAACGGGCGAGGGTGGGGCCGAGCACGAGGATGGAGGCGCGCATGGTTTTCACCAGCTCATACGGGGCGCAGGTGTTGTTGACCGCGCCGCCGTTGATTTCAAACTCGGAGATATTGTCGGTGAGCACGCGCGCGCCCATGCCTTGCAGCAGCTTCTGCGTGGTTTTCACATCGCGCAGCATGGGCACGTTTTTCAGGCGCAGCGTGCCGGAAGTGAGCAGGCCGGCGCACATCAGCGGCAGGGCGGCGTTTTTCGCGCCGGATACGGTGATTTCGCCGAAGAGCGGGCCGTTGGCGGAGATTTTGAGCTTGTCCATAACAGGCTTTCGTGGGAAACGGGAAAGGGATGCGGCGCGTTAGGCGTTTTTCGCCGCCCATTCGGCGGGCGTGGCGGCCACGGAAACGGAAAGCGCGTGCAGCTCGTTGGAAGCCAGCTTCTCGGCCAGCCCGTCTTTAATCAGGCGGTGGCGGGCGAGGCGGGCTTTGCCTTCAAAGGCGGAGGAAACGATGACGGCGAAAAAGTGGTGGCCGTCGCCCTCCACTTCGATGTGTTCGCAGGGAACGACGGCGGCAATCAGCTCTTTGACCTGTTCGGGTAACAGCATGGGTGTGTCCTTTATCAATAATGTTGTCTTAAAAAAAGGCGCGATTATACCGTATCGGCAGGCAGAGGCCGTCTGAAAACACAGCTTAGGCGCGGCCGAAAACGCCCTGCCCCGCTGGCGGCCGTCTGAGAAACGCGCTTTCAGACGGCCGCTATCAAACAATAGCCGTTCGCAATATAAATTGCCGCCAAACCGCCGCAGCTATATACTGTCGCCTTTTTGACGCACACCGCCCACAATCAAGGAATACAAACGCATGAGTGCCATTGCCGACGTGCAAAGCAGCAAAGACCTGCGCAACCTGCCGATCAACCAGGTCGGCATCAAAGACCTCCGCTTCCCCATACAAACCGCCACCGCCTCCGGCATCCAGTCCACCGTTGCCCGCCTCACCATGACCGTGCGCCTGCCCGCCGACCAAAAAGGCACGCACATGTCGCGCTTCGTCGCCCTGATGGAAAGCCGCCAACGCCCGCTGGACTACGGCGAGTTGCAAAACCTCACCCAACAGATGCTCGAACTGCTCGGCGCGGAAGCGGGCAGAATCAGCGTCTCCTTCCCCTTCTTCCGCAGCAAATCCGCCCCCGTCTCCGGCATCCGCTCCCTGCTCGATTACGACGTAACCATCAGCGGCGAAGTATCCGGCGGCGCATACGCCTACGGCCTCAAAGTGCTCGTGCCCGTAACCAGCCTCTGCCCCTGCTCCAAGGAAATCTCGCAATACGGCGCGCACAACCAACGCTCGCACGTAACCGTCTCCCTTATCTGCACGGAAGACGTGCCGCCGGAAGACATCATCGACATTGTCGAAGCACAAGCCTCCTGCCAGCTCTACGGCCTGCTCAAACGCCCCGACGAAAAATACGTTACCGAACGCGCCTACGAAAACCCGAAATTCGTCGAAGACATGGTGCGCGACGTCGCCGTCGCCCTGCGCAGCGACAAACGCATCGCTTCGTTCACCGTCGAAAGCGAAAACTTCGAAAGCATCCACAACCACTCCGCCTACGCCTGCATTTCCTATCCGTAAACGGGACTGAATCTGTTGGCAAACATGAAAAGGCCGTCTGAAAAACTGTTTTTCAGACGGCCTTTTGACCATTGCGGGCGGGCAAACCCAAACGCTGCGGCTTTACTGGCTCAATACGTCCGCGCCTTTGGGCGGGGTGAACGCGAATGCGCTGCGGGGGGGGTTCGGGTGGGTGTCGATGTTGGAAAAGCGGATGGCGGTTTGGTTGCCGAAGCCGTCTTTCAGCTCCATTGCGGCGAGGGTGTCGCCTTTGAAGCCGATGCGGATGTATTGGTAGCCGCCGTTGTTTTTTTTCGGGCTGGCGAGCACGTAGTCGATGCCGTCGGTTGTGCCGTCTTCTTTCAGGGTGTAGCTGGTGTCGAGGGCGTTTTTGTCGGAGAGGATGGCGGCGGGGCTGTCGCCGATGGCTTTGGACTGGTCGGATTTGGTTACCTGTTTCAAATCAATGTCGTAAAGCCAGATGATTTTGCCGTCGCCGACGATGGTTTGCTTGTAGGGCTTGGTGTATTCCCAGCGGAAGAGGCCGGGGCGCAGGATTTGGAAGGTGCCGCCGGAGGTTTGCGTTTTCTTTTTGCTTTTGACGGTTTGGCTGAATGTGCCGGCGATGCCGTCGGTGTCGGCGTTGAATTTTTTCAGCGCGTCGATGCCGCCGGCGTAGGCGGCGGAGAAGGCGGCGACGAGGGTGAGGATGAGTGCGGTGCGTTTCATGGCAGTGTCCTTGCGGTTATGCTGTAACAAGGGCGGCAGTATAGCGGCGGAAGGCGCGCTGGCAAGGGGCGCGGCGGGGGTTTAAGTTGTGTAAACGGTGTAGTGCTTTGTATCGCTTCGGGTTTTGTGCGGAAACTCGCGGCGGGTTTGACATTTATTTATTGCCGGATAGGGCAAGAGGCCGTCTGAAAGCACAGCTTCGGCGTAGCCGAAACGGGATTTCAGACGGCCTCTTGGCGGGAAAACGGCGGCAGGTAATCAGTGGCTGAAATAGCGGCTGCATTTTTGGCCGCAGCGGTCGATCAGGCGGCGGCAGACAGGCAGAAGCGGCGAGGCGAACAGGAAGGAGGTGGCCAGCGCGACGGTGAGCACCACGGCCAGCGGTTTGGCCAGCATTTTGAAGTGGAACAGATACGTCATGAGGAAATTCACGGCGCAGGTAAACAGGAAAACATAGCAGATCCCGACGGTACACAGCAAAAGCGGGCAGAAAACCGAGCGTTTCATAAGCAAAACCGAACATGTGGGAGGCGCGATTATACCCGCGTGCAAAACAGGGAAAAAGCAAACGGCGGATTAAATCGGGTAAAGACTAACGGCATAACAAGCGGACAAACGGTATCTTTTCCCATCCGTGCGCGGCGGCGCGGCCAATTCCGCTATAATCGCGCCCGCCAACCGCCCAGCAACCCGTTTTCAGACGGCCTTAGGGTCTGTTGACAATCAACTTGCGAAGCGGATTTTGCGCCCTAAAACGGCATCTGCCGCGTTGGAAATACCCGCAATGGACGGCATAGGCTCGCATTCCCGCCTTGCATCTGCCGTTTTATGACGCAAAATCCGCTTCGCAAGTTGAATGTCAACAGACCCTAGCCGTACACCCGCGATGAACAAAGAAAAAATCGAAGCAAAACTGCGCATTTACACCCGCCTGATGCGTGCCGACAAACCCATAGGCACCATGCTGCTTTTGTGGCCGACGCTGTGGGCCCTGTGGGCGGCGGCCGGCGGCATGCCCGACATCGCCGTCCTTGCCGCCTTCGTGCTCGGCACCTTCCTGATGCGCAGCGCGGGCTGCGTCGCCAACGACTTTGCCGACCGCGATTTCGACGGCCGCGTCGCACGCACGAAAAACCGCCCCTTCGCGCGTGGCGAAGTGTCCGGCAGGGAAGCCCTGCTGCTTATCCTCGTGCTCTGCGCCGCTGCCGCCCTCTGCCTGCTGCCGCTCAACCGCCTCACCTGGCTGATGAGCCTGCCCGCCCTCTTCCTCGCCTTCACCTACCCGTTTACCAAACGCTTCTTCCCCATCCCGCAGCTCTATCTCGGCCTGGCCTTCTCCTTCGGCATCCCCATGGCCTTCGCCGCCGTCAGAGGCATCGTTCCGCCGCTGGCGTGGATACTGTTTGCCGCCAACGTGTTTTGGACACTGGCCTACGACACCGCCTACGCCATGGCCGACAAGCCCGACGACCTAAAAATCGGCATCAAAACCTCCGCCATCACTTTCGGCCGCCGCGACGCCGAAGCCGTCCTCGCCTGCCATCTGGCCTCCACCGCCCTTATGGCCTGGGCCGGCTGGGAAATGCGGGCACTCTGGCCGTTTTGGCTTGTTTTCCCGTTTGCCCTGCATTTCCAATACAAACAATACCTTGCCGTGCGCACCCGCAACAGGGACACCTGCTTTAAAGCCTTTCTCGACAACAACCGCCTCGGCGCGTACTGGTTTGCCGCCGTCGCCGCCAACTTCTTCTCCATCCACGCCCGCGAACTGCTCGCCGCCTCGGGCATATAAACTTTTCAGACGGCCTCAAACGCCGCAAAACGCCATGAACGAGATCACCGACTTTTTCCGCACCGCCGAACCCGCCGAAGCCCGCGAAACCCTCGAATTCATGCTGCACGAATGCAGCCTCGACCAAGCCCCCGACCGCGCCACCGTCGCCCTGTGGCAAACCCTGTTGCACGAACGCGGCGGACGCTTCGCCGCCCTCGCCGCCCTGTGCCGCGACTGGCTGGAAACGGAGCAGCCGTGAGCCTGCCGCGCAACAAATACACCGCCCTCGCCGCCGCCTGGTTTGCCCTGCTGTGGTATTTCCTGCTGCGCGAAAGCGGCACACACGCCGCCCCGCCCTTCCCCCACTTCGACAAAGCCGCCCACTGCGCCGCCTTCTTCGCCCAATTCTGGCTCGCCGCCCGCGCATGGTTGCAAGAAAACCGCCGCCCGCCCCTGCTGCCGCTGTCCGCCGCCGCCATCGCCCTTGCCGCCGCCAGCGAAACCGCCCAGGCCCTGTTCACCCGCAGCCGCAGCGGCGACCTGCTCGACGCCCTTGCCGACCTTGTCGGCGCAGCCGCCGCCCTGCTGCTGGCCGGCAAAGTTTTCCGCAGCCGCAACGGTTGAGGCCGTCTGAAACAGGCAGGTCGGGCATTCATGCCCGACGTGCAGACACCGGCAACGGAAAATGTCGGGCATCAATGCCCGACCTACACAAAAGGCCGTCTGAAAACTTTTTCAGACGGCCTCCACCCCCAAACCAGCACCCCGCCATGATTTACCACCGCATCGCCCTCAACACGCCGCTTTCAGACGGCCTGCTCACTTATGCCCACCCTGCCCCGCTGCCTTTGGGCACGCGCGTGGCCGTGCCGTTTCGCAACCGCACGGTGGCGGGCATTGTGTGGGAAACCGACATCGCGCCCGACATCGCGCCCGCGAAAATTCTACCCGTTCAGACGGCCTTTGCCGACGAAATGCCGCTGCCGGAACACTGGCGCGGCCTGATTGCTTTTGCCTCGCGCTATTACCACTATCCGCTCGGGCAGGCGGTGTCGATCGCGCTGCCACAGGGTTTGAAAGAGGCCGAAGCGGTGGCCATGCCGCAGCCGCCGTTGTTTTACCGTTTGAACGAAGCGGGCAGACTGCAAGAGCCGCCCCCTGCGCGTTTTCACAAAAAAGCTGCCTTGTGGCAGGCTCTGCTTTCAGACGGCCTTTCAATGGCGGAACTCAAAAAAACCAACGCGCAGGCGGCCAAGTTGATTGAGGAATGGGCGCAACACGGCTGGATAGACAGCCATACGGCGGGCAAACCGGTGTTGAGGTCGTCTGAACACGTGTTAAACGCCGCGCAACAAGCCGCCTCGCAAAGCATTCAGACGGCCTTCGGGCGTTTCCAGCCCTTTTTGCTTTACGGCATCACGGGCAGCGGCAAAACCGAAGTGTATTTCGATGTGATGGAAAAAGTGCTGGCGGCGGGGCGGCAGGTGTTGTTTTTACTGCCAGAAATCAACCTCACGCCGCAGCTTTTGGCGCGGGTGTCGGCGCGTTTCGGCGATGTGCCGGCGGCGGTTTTGCACAGCCAGACCGCAGCGGGGCGGCGCACGCAGGACTATCTTCGCGCCATGACGGGTCAGGCGAAACTCGTAATCGGCACGCGGCTGGCGGTGTTTGCGCCGCTGCCCGATTTGGGCTTGATTGTGGTCGATGAAGAACACGACGGCTCGTTCAAACAGGACAACGAGTTGCGCTACCACGCCCGCGATCTGGCGGTGTGGCGGGCGCAGCAGAGCGGCTGCCCCGTGGTGCTGGGCAGTGCCACGCCGAGTTTGGAGAGCTGGCACAAAGCGCAAAGCGGCGCGTACCGCCTGCTCGAATTGGCCGAACGCGCCAACCCTGCCGCCAAGCCGCCGCAGGTGGAAATCTTAAACGTAGGCCGTCTGAAACTCGACAACGGCTTTTCGCCGCAGGCTTTGAAGCTGTTGAAAGACAATTTCGAGGCGGGCGGCATGTCGCTGGTTTACCTCAACCGGCGCGGTTTCGCCCCCGTGCTGTTTTGCGGCGACTGCGGCCACACTTTCGGCTGCCCCAACTGCTCGGCCAAAATGGTGCTGCACCAGCGCGCCCGCCAGATGCGCTGCCACCACTGCGACCACCGCGCCGCCATTCCGTTCAAATGCCCCGAATGCGGCAATCAGGACTTGACCGCCGTCGGCCACGGCACACAGCGCGTGGAAGAAACCCTGCGCGCCTTTCTGCCGCAGGCTTCCGTGGTGCGCGTCGATAGGGACAGCACTTCGCACAAAAACGACTGGGCGGAACTCTACCGCCGTATCGGCGAGGGCGGCATCGATATTCTGGTGGGCACGCAAATGCTCGCCAAAGGCCACGATTTCGCGCGGCTCAACCTTGTGATTGTGCTCAACGCCGACGGCAGCCTGTACAGCGCGGATTTCCGCGCCCCCGAGCGGCTGTTTGCCGAACTCATGCAGGTGTCGGGGCGGGCGGGACGCGCCGACACCCCCGGCCGCGTGCTGATTCAAACCCAAATCCCCGAACACGCCGTGTTTGCCGCCGTCAAAGCGCAGGATTACCGCCTGTTTGCCGACACCGAACTGGCCGAGCGCAAACTGTTTGCCATGCCGCCTTTCGGTTTTCAGACGGCCATACGCGCCGACGCGCCCGCCGTGGCCGAAGCGATGGCGTTTCTCAACGAAATCCGCGACAGCCTCGCCCCGCACCTGCCCGAGGGCGTAACCCAGTTCGGCGCAGCCCCCATGCTGATGGTGCGGCTGGCCGAACGCGAACGCGCCCAGATTTTCCTCGAATCGCCCTCGCGCAAGGCCTTGCACCAAGCGGTATCGATGTGGACAGACGCACTCAAAGCCAAGCGCGACGGCAAAATCAGATGGTCGGTTGATGTTGATCCGCAGGAGATGTGAGGCCGTCTGAAAAACGCTTCGGCGCGGCCAACACCCCAAACCGCGTGCGTGGCTGCGCCACACACCCTACTTTCGCGGCAGAGATTTTACCCGCCCCGCCATGCCGAACCCGTTGTAGGGTGTGTCGCCCCAAGGCGACGCACGCGTTCTTGGCTGCACAACAGAGGCCGTCTGAAAACACAGTTTCGGTACAGCCAAAACAGGCAGGTCGGGCATTTATGCCCGACGCGCAGACAGCGGAAACGGAAAATGTCGGGCATAAATGCCCGACCTACGCATAAGAGGCCGTCTGAAAACCGTAAAACGGGTTTTCAGACGGCCTCTATTGTGTTTTGCCGCCTATTGCGGCAGTTTCAGGAAATGGTCGCGGTAGTAGCGCATTTCTTCGATGCTTTCGAGGATGTCGTCCAGGGCTTTGTGCGAGCCGCGTTTGACCACGCCTTTGGCCACGGCGGGATTCCAGCGTTTGGCCAGCTCTTTGAGGGTGGACACGTCGAGGTTGCGGTAGTGGAAGTACGCTTCGAGGCGGGGCATGTATTTCTGCATGAAGCGGCGGTCCTGGTGGACGGAGTTGCCGCACATCGGCGAGGCTTGGGCCGGTATCCACGCGGCGATGAAATCGAGCAGGTTTTGTTCCACTTCGGCTTCGGTGTATTGCGATTCGCGCACGCGCTGCGTCAGGCCGGTACGGCCGTGGGTGGCGGTGCACCATTCGTCCATCGCGTCCAAAACCTCGTCGCTCTGGTGGACGGCGTACACCGGCGACTGCGCCAATACGTTCAAATCGGAATCGGTGATGATGACGGCCACTTCGATGATGCGGTCGGTTTCGGGGGAGAGGCCGGTCATTTCCATGTCGAGCCAGCAGAGATTGTTTGCGTTTTGTTGCGCCATGGCGGGCAGCCTTTCGCGGGTTGGAAAAAAACGGGCGCGATTATAGCCGAGGGCGCGGTGGGAAGGGAAAGGCCGTCTGAAAGTGCGGTTTCAGACGGCCTTTCATGCGTAGGTCGGGCATTCATGCCCGACCTGCCGGATTGCTTTTGGCTGCGCCGAAGCCGTGCTTTCAGACGGCCTCAGTCGGTAAGCGTGCCTTTGGTGGAGGGCATCCTGCCGCTCATGCGCGGGTCGGATTCCACGGCCATGCGCAGGGCGCGGCCGAAGGCTTTGAACACGGTTTCGGCCTGGTGGTGGGCGTTGTCGCCGCTGAGGTTGTCGATGTGCAGGGTCATCATGCTGTGGTTGACGATGCCGTGGAAGAATTCGCCGAACAGATCCACGTCGAATCTGCCGATCCAGGCGCGGACGAAGTTGACGTTGTACACGAGGCCGGGGCGGCCGGAGAGGTCGAGGACGACGCGGCTGAGGGCTTCGTCGAGCGGGACGTAGGCGTGGCCGTAGCGGCGGATGCCGGTTTTGTCGCCCAGTGCCTGTTTCAGTGCCTGGCCGAGGGTGATGCCGATGTCTTCTACGGTGTGGTGGTCGTCGATGTGGATGTCGCCTTTGCAGGTGATGTCCAAATCGATGAGGCCGTGGCGGGCGATTTGGTCGAGCATGTGTTCGAGGAAGGGCACGCCGGTGTCGAAGCGGCCTTGGCCGGTGCCGTCGAGGTTCAGGGTGATGGTGATCTGGGTTTCGCTGGTGTTGCGGGTAACGGTTACGCAGCGGCCGCCCTGCTGCGGCACGAAGGGGACGGGCAGGGGCGCGGCGGTGTGCTGCGCGGCTTCGGGCGCGGGGGTTTCGGCTTTCGGGGCGCGTTCGGTGTGTTTCCTGTCCATCCAGCCTTTGGGTTTGCCCATGCCTTCTTCGAGTTTGGCAGCCAGCACGTTGGAGATGCCGCGCCCGTTTTCGGGGTTTTTGTCGAGACGGTTTTTGAGCTGGTGCAGCGAGGCAGGGTTTTTGTAGCCGCAGGCGCGGGAGAGTTTGGACACGTTGCCGGCCTCTTTGACCAGGCGCAGGAAGTTTTCGGTGCGGACGGCTTTTTTGTCTGTGGCCATGATGGTTGATTCCTTTCGGGAAGCGTTTGAAAAAGTTTTAAAAAACGGTTTTTAACACGGCAAGCACCTGCCGGTTTTGCTCGGGCGTGCCGACGGTGAAGCGCAGGCAGCCTTCCAAAAGCGGATGTGCGCCGTGCAGTTTTTTGATCAGGATGCCGTTTGCTTTGAGTGTGTCGAACACCGAAGCGGCATCGGGCACGCGCGCGGTGAGGAAATTGGCCTCGCTGGGGAAGACGCGCACGCCGGGCAGCGCGGCCAGCTCTTGCGCCAGCCGGGCGCGTTCGTGTTTCAAAATGTCGATTTTTTCCGCCACCCAGCCGTAATGGCGCAGGGCGAATTTGGCGGCGGCAAGGCTGAGCTGGTTCATATTGTAGGGCGGCACGATTTTCGCCAGCTCGGCCGCCAGCGCGGAATGGCAGCAGGCGTAGCCCAGCCGCAGGCCGGCGAAGCCGATTTTGCTCAATGTGCGCAGCACCACCAGTTTTTCCGCGCCGCCCGCCTGCGGCAGGAAGCTGCCGCCGCTGAACGCGCCGTAGGCTTCGTCGACCACCACCACGCCCGGCGCGGCGTCGATCACCGCCTGCACGTCTTCGCGGGAAAACGGCACGCCGGTGGGGTTGTTCGGGCAGGCGAGAAACACCAGCGCGGGGCGGTGGGTTTCGATGGCGGCCAGCATGGCATCCAAATTCAGCGTGAAATCGGGGTTCAGCGGCACGCCGACATATTCCATGCCGAACAGCGCGGCGTTGTGGCGGTACATCACAAAGCCGGGCTCGGGGGCGAGCATCTTCGCGCCGGGCTTGGCCAGCAGCATGGTCAGAAGCTGGATCAGTTCGTCCGAGCCGTTGCCCAGCACAATCCGCGCCGCTTCGGGGATATCGAAGGTGGCGCGCAGCAACGGCTGCAAACCGCAGGCGGCGGGGTTGGGATAGCGGTTGATTTGCGCCTCCGCCAGCTCGGCTGCCAGCTCGCGGCGCAGGTCTTCGGGAAAGCGGTAGGGCAGCTCCATGGCGTCGAGTTTGACGAAGGAAGCGGGCACGTCGGCCACGGCATAGGCCGCCATGTTTCTGATATTTTCTCGGACAAGATTTTGTATTGCGTCCATGCTTGGCTGTTTCCTTTATCGGACATGCCGTTTTTGTTTTGGCAAAGCGGCATGCTTTATATAAATACATTGGGGAAATTCATAAAACCATCTGCCGTATTATACATAAACACAGGGAATATACTGCAATATTTACCTGTTTTCCCATTACTCATGCCGGCATACGGTATCAAATCGTGGTTTTTATATATAGGAACAACACGAAAATACCCGTTTTACCGTCTACACCCTACCTCATAAACGGCTTTATTGTTGTCGGCACGAGCATTTGTTTTATTTGTCTCACAGCCAAACATCAGAAAATGCCGTCATTCCCGCGCAAGCGGGAATCTTGGCTGAGTTTGAATAAATTTTGAAGAAACAAACCCTTGCTAAAATTCCGACAAGATTCCCGCCTGCGCGGGAATGACGCTGTTGAGAGGCATCCAAGCTGGCGCAGAGGTTTAAGGCCGTCTGAAAACCCGTTTTGCAGGTTTTCAGACGGCCTTTTTGTCGCGCATCGTTCACGAGCGCGTTAGAATTTCCCAGTAAATCCGAATGTTACCGCCCGTCCCGGCGCGGGGATGGGGACGTTGGACATCGGGTCGAGGTAGTAGCGGTTGGTGAGGTTGGTGATGCCGAAGTTCAGGCCGAAGCGTTTGCCGACTTGGTATTTGGCGTACATGTCGAATACCAGCGCGGCGCGCCAGTGGTAGGGGCGGCCGCTGGCTTCGAGGATGCGCGCCAGACCCTGCGCGGCCAGCTCGTCCTGCTGTTTGGTGCTAACGGTGCTGTGGTAGGTGCCGCGCATGC
The window above is part of the Neisseria bacilliformis genome. Proteins encoded here:
- the ubiA gene encoding 4-hydroxybenzoate octaprenyltransferase produces the protein MNKEKIEAKLRIYTRLMRADKPIGTMLLLWPTLWALWAAAGGMPDIAVLAAFVLGTFLMRSAGCVANDFADRDFDGRVARTKNRPFARGEVSGREALLLILVLCAAAALCLLPLNRLTWLMSLPALFLAFTYPFTKRFFPIPQLYLGLAFSFGIPMAFAAVRGIVPPLAWILFAANVFWTLAYDTAYAMADKPDDLKIGIKTSAITFGRRDAEAVLACHLASTALMAWAGWEMRALWPFWLVFPFALHFQYKQYLAVRTRNRDTCFKAFLDNNRLGAYWFAAVAANFFSIHARELLAASGI
- the murA gene encoding UDP-N-acetylglucosamine 1-carboxyvinyltransferase, with product MDKLKISANGPLFGEITVSGAKNAALPLMCAGLLTSGTLRLKNVPMLRDVKTTQKLLQGMGARVLTDNISEFEINGGAVNNTCAPYELVKTMRASILVLGPTLARFGEAQVSLPGGCAIGSRPVDQHLKGLEAMGAQIAIEHGYVKATGRLKGARVVMDVVTVGGTENLLMAATLAEGTTVLENCAVEPEVVDLAECLVKMGAKISGIGTATMTVEGVKELHGCEHSVVPDRIEAGTFLCAVAMTGGKVILRNAAPKTMEAVLDKLAEAGATIETGSDWIAIEMNRRPKAVSIRTSEHPGFPTDMQAQFMAMNAVAEGSAKVIETIFENRFMHVPELNRMGADISTEGNTAFVSGVETLSGATVMATDLRASASLVIAGLVAQGETVVERIYHLDRGYEHIESKLGRVGAKIERVS
- the orn gene encoding oligoribonuclease, with product MAQQNANNLCWLDMEMTGLSPETDRIIEVAVIITDSDLNVLAQSPVYAVHQSDEVLDAMDEWCTATHGRTGLTQRVRESQYTEAEVEQNLLDFIAAWIPAQASPMCGNSVHQDRRFMQKYMPRLEAYFHYRNLDVSTLKELAKRWNPAVAKGVVKRGSHKALDDILESIEEMRYYRDHFLKLPQ
- the lolA gene encoding outer membrane lipoprotein chaperone LolA; amino-acid sequence: MKRTALILTLVAAFSAAYAGGIDALKKFNADTDGIAGTFSQTVKSKKKTQTSGGTFQILRPGLFRWEYTKPYKQTIVGDGKIIWLYDIDLKQVTKSDQSKAIGDSPAAILSDKNALDTSYTLKEDGTTDGIDYVLASPKKNNGGYQYIRIGFKGDTLAAMELKDGFGNQTAIRFSNIDTHPNPPRSAFAFTPPKGADVLSQ
- a CDS encoding BolA family protein; translation: MLLPEQVKELIAAVVPCEHIEVEGDGHHFFAVIVSSAFEGKARLARHRLIKDGLAEKLASNELHALSVSVAATPAEWAAKNA
- the hisC gene encoding histidinol-phosphate transaminase, translating into MDAIQNLVRENIRNMAAYAVADVPASFVKLDAMELPYRFPEDLRRELAAELAEAQINRYPNPAACGLQPLLRATFDIPEAARIVLGNGSDELIQLLTMLLAKPGAKMLAPEPGFVMYRHNAALFGMEYVGVPLNPDFTLNLDAMLAAIETHRPALVFLACPNNPTGVPFSREDVQAVIDAAPGVVVVDEAYGAFSGGSFLPQAGGAEKLVVLRTLSKIGFAGLRLGYACCHSALAAELAKIVPPYNMNQLSLAAAKFALRHYGWVAEKIDILKHERARLAQELAALPGVRVFPSEANFLTARVPDAASVFDTLKANGILIKKLHGAHPLLEGCLRFTVGTPEQNRQVLAVLKTVF
- the folE2 gene encoding GTP cyclohydrolase FolE2; translation: MSAIADVQSSKDLRNLPINQVGIKDLRFPIQTATASGIQSTVARLTMTVRLPADQKGTHMSRFVALMESRQRPLDYGELQNLTQQMLELLGAEAGRISVSFPFFRSKSAPVSGIRSLLDYDVTISGEVSGGAYAYGLKVLVPVTSLCPCSKEISQYGAHNQRSHVTVSLICTEDVPPEDIIDIVEAQASCQLYGLLKRPDEKYVTERAYENPKFVEDMVRDVAVALRSDKRIASFTVESENFESIHNHSAYACISYP
- a CDS encoding primosomal protein N', translated to MIYHRIALNTPLSDGLLTYAHPAPLPLGTRVAVPFRNRTVAGIVWETDIAPDIAPAKILPVQTAFADEMPLPEHWRGLIAFASRYYHYPLGQAVSIALPQGLKEAEAVAMPQPPLFYRLNEAGRLQEPPPARFHKKAALWQALLSDGLSMAELKKTNAQAAKLIEEWAQHGWIDSHTAGKPVLRSSEHVLNAAQQAASQSIQTAFGRFQPFLLYGITGSGKTEVYFDVMEKVLAAGRQVLFLLPEINLTPQLLARVSARFGDVPAAVLHSQTAAGRRTQDYLRAMTGQAKLVIGTRLAVFAPLPDLGLIVVDEEHDGSFKQDNELRYHARDLAVWRAQQSGCPVVLGSATPSLESWHKAQSGAYRLLELAERANPAAKPPQVEILNVGRLKLDNGFSPQALKLLKDNFEAGGMSLVYLNRRGFAPVLFCGDCGHTFGCPNCSAKMVLHQRARQMRCHHCDHRAAIPFKCPECGNQDLTAVGHGTQRVEETLRAFLPQASVVRVDRDSTSHKNDWAELYRRIGEGGIDILVGTQMLAKGHDFARLNLVIVLNADGSLYSADFRAPERLFAELMQVSGRAGRADTPGRVLIQTQIPEHAVFAAVKAQDYRLFADTELAERKLFAMPPFGFQTAIRADAPAVAEAMAFLNEIRDSLAPHLPEGVTQFGAAPMLMVRLAERERAQIFLESPSRKALHQAVSMWTDALKAKRDGKIRWSVDVDPQEM
- the hisB gene encoding imidazoleglycerol-phosphate dehydratase HisB, encoding MATDKKAVRTENFLRLVKEAGNVSKLSRACGYKNPASLHQLKNRLDKNPENGRGISNVLAAKLEEGMGKPKGWMDRKHTERAPKAETPAPEAAQHTAAPLPVPFVPQQGGRCVTVTRNTSETQITITLNLDGTGQGRFDTGVPFLEHMLDQIARHGLIDLDITCKGDIHIDDHHTVEDIGITLGQALKQALGDKTGIRRYGHAYVPLDEALSRVVLDLSGRPGLVYNVNFVRAWIGRFDVDLFGEFFHGIVNHSMMTLHIDNLSGDNAHHQAETVFKAFGRALRMAVESDPRMSGRMPSTKGTLTD
- a CDS encoding VanZ family protein; amino-acid sequence: MSLPRNKYTALAAAWFALLWYFLLRESGTHAAPPFPHFDKAAHCAAFFAQFWLAARAWLQENRRPPLLPLSAAAIALAAASETAQALFTRSRSGDLLDALADLVGAAAALLLAGKVFRSRNG